The stretch of DNA TATTCATAAtgtagaaaaaaaaaatcattaatatATTAATGACTAACTAGTGTAGttcccgtgctacagcacggtatttTCAAGATGAAATTTATAAAGAGAAACTTTTAATAAAATAATTTGCATAAATTAAAGctacttttaatttaatgttataatatactaaatataatattaataaggagCTGGGACGATGATCACTtgaccactgcagcccccgaagggggtggcttacatggtccatgtggtggtgcgggaatacATGGGcccgggggattcaaccccctcgtcataaaaaaaaatattaataaggAGATAGAAAAGAAAGTTTACTATTAATAATAACACTATAATGTTAAACGATAATGGGAACAAATTTATGAAATTAAGTTAGATGTAAAATCTAGTTAAAAAAAACTATTAGCCTTATCAAAAAAAATGGTAAAAATAATATACTACGCGTCTAAAAAGACGATTTTCAAATTATTAAAACTAACATTTTCACTTTCTATTTCCTAtaagaaaatacataaaaatCGTTATACATTATTTAAAAAGTACTCCATACTCCATATACTccatattactaaaataaatatttcataattTGAGAGTGCAATTGATATGTTGTAAAATTGcataatatatcaaagtaattgATTGTGATTGTATATTTTCGGGATAATATTGTAAAGCTTGCATAATTTGAGAGGTTGTTTCCatgtataggattgcatttaCTCGAAAAGTCAAAGCATACATTTATTTCCATGTATAGGTTTTCAATTGATTCAAGTCATACGTTAGACTTGACGTAAAAACAATTTTGATTTAGTAAAGTCGACGGCCCAACTTAGACTGGCCCATCAAAGAGTAGTGTAAGTTAGGCGGGAAAATTATTTGAGAATTTTATTTTCTTAGTAGTAAGGGAGAAGTAGTAAAGGAGATGAGTATATATGTATATAAAGATGCTTTTTAGCAATTTAATTAAACGGGTTTATATCATCATCTATTCTCACATGAGAAATACATTGTAAACCATACAAAATTGTATGTTAATAAAGATGTTATAAAAAAGAATTTTCATTGCACCTTCAAATTGTTTTTATTAGATTAATGTTTAATTTACAATTTAAGAAAAAATTGTATTTAAGTTTTTTAAGGTTAATTTTGATGTTTAATAATTTAAGACATACTTTAAACTTTAAAGGCGCCATACATAAAAGTTTCTAATATTATGGTACCTCTCGTTACATTTTATTATCGGAATCCGGACAACAGTATGCTGTTTCAAAGTACATGCAGACTAATAaaaagtggtgttagtccagtggtagccgggttaaaccttgaaacttgcagaaatgcaggagttgagaggtcccggttcgactaccagctaagggatgatcacttggccactgcagtccccaaaggggtggcttacatggttcatgtggtggtgcgggaatgcatgggcccgggggaattcaaccccctcgtcatcaaaaaaaaaaaaaaaagttctttGTTTCACTATTTAATGTActactccctccacttttttatatatgatgttttacatttacgaggtaagcctttgactttaatatttacaaaaatatatttgttcaaaaaatataaaaatggtaccattaaattccttacgaaaaactctttcatatgagtatacatatcataatatttagttttatattttaagagatattgaagagagaagggagtgtcttgaaatgtgagaaagtaatatataaaataatAGAGGGAGTAAAATATTACTCACTAACAATTAATGTCTCCCCCATTTTTATAAATTTATCGGCACTTTAATTAATAACCACTAGTATAAGCTAAGAAGTCTCCTTTACCAAAATCAAAAATAGCAAGCCCATCTACCCACTAATTAATACACTAAAAAGAGAAACGTCATGGTTCAATAAAAGGATTCTAGTATTCTAATACATTTTCACTGTAATTTATAATTGTAAGCCAATAAATCCTCTGTTCCATTTATTTGCTTACATATACGTATATCAATactcgttttcttttgttcatatctttaaCTACATATtactaaaaattataaaagtttgatattcATAATCCACTCGGTAAGACAATTTAAACAAGATATCACACGACCATCTTTTATGTTATATATTAGAATTGATATTGAAGATTGTCCCCACTTATGAATAGTGTCCAAATAACAAACATAATGAttcaatggaacggaggaagtattaATCAAATTTAACACAACAATTCAACCatctgatattgagcaaataataaaaatattttgTATTGTATTGTTTTTGTATATCAATTATTCCTGTATAAGATCTTTTTTTATACAAGTGTGAACTCTTCTATGTCCACTTATAAGGTTATAAATAACTATTTGTACAACGTTATTATAAATCACCCAAATAccaattagtagattatacaactggttgtatgtaGTTTATGTACAACCTTTTCAATGTTGTCgagttttgttataaagttatcgagctttactaacaaaattgtcgagttgcaatacaaagttattgagcttaagaggaataattattaaactcaataactttttaaattagctcaataacttataaaatagctcgacaactttgtgtaaagaactcaacaactttgaggcggttgtacaatgctaatatacaactggttgtaagatAGTATTTTCTAAAGCCTAAACTATGAACATGTGACTATGTAACTATGAATTCGAAAGTGGTAGCAACCAAAATAAAGGTAACGAATAATAAATATTTATGTTTATAATATGGATACATAATATTTtgttttccttacaataatcataAGGAGTACTACATACTATTTTGATGCAAGTTGATCTTCCtacataaaataaaaatgaatACAAAGTTGCATGTTGAAACAAAAtgcaaagaagaagaagaagatttaGGAGAAGAACAACCTTTGTCTCCTTCTGCAGAATACCTCAACAGTAAAGCTTTGTCCTTGTGCATCCTTGCTATCCTTGAGTTTGAAATTCCCATGGATGTCGTTCGTATACTGCCGCTTGTTGAAGATGTTTTCATCCCCATCAGCTCGAGATTTTCGTCTATCATGGTAATTTTTTAAGTTCTCATTTATAAGCTAAGGGTCGGGACCAAAAtattttactagctaattaatctAACCGGCATGAACATACATATATATACTTATCATTTAATATTACACAGACATACAAAAATGTTGTATTTTTAACGTTTATTTGTACAAATAACTTAACAGACAACTAATAAAGAAGGTGGAAGAAGATGGAAAATAGTGAAAGTAAACATGCATGATCACGTCAAAATCCCTATCTATCCAGAGGGATTAATAATCAATGAATATGATATTCATTTTGACAAATACCTAACAAAAATCGGCATAGAACCCTTACCAGAAGACAAGCCATTATGGGAAATTCATATATTTAAGTACCCAACAAGCAAAGCAGCAGGAAGTCTCATATTCAAACTACACCACTCACTTGGAGACGGATACTCGTTAATGGGAGCTCTTCTTTCCTGCTTGCAAAGAGCAGATGACTCTTCCCTTCCGTTAACGTTTCCTTCCACTCGACGGGTACCGGAAGCTAATGACAGCAGCCAGAGGATGATTAATGTTATTAATCGTGTGGCAAGAAATATATGTTCCATATATAATGGTGTATGTGAATTTGGATGGAGTATCGCAAAAGTTGGTTGGGTTGTTGATGATGAGACACCTATCAGATCTGGAAGTCAAGGTGTTGGATTTCATCCTACTATAAACATCTCTTCTGTTGATTTGTCCCTCGACATGCTTATACAGGTCAAAACAAAGCTTAATGTGGTAAGATATCCTTATGTGAAAACACCATCTCATTCTAATTATTTATTCCCTTAATTTAACATTTATTAAGTTAAAGTTATTTGTAAGACAAGGAGACAGTATGTTATTAGtattacccaataataaaataTTCTCAAAATGATGAGTAGGTTTTAAAATTGCAGACGATAAATGCAGTTCTAACAGGAATAATCTTCTTTGCGGCTCGATCATACATGCAAGACGCGGGACAAAGTTTCAGAAATTCAAGATCCACTGTTGCAGTGCTGCTCAACACTAGGAACGTCAATGGTTACATGTCTATTAAGGACATGCTTAAAACCGAATCTAAGATGTGGGGAAACCAATTCGCATTTTTGCATATTGCGTTCCCGGAAATAATAGCCAACCATAATTACTCCAATGCTCTTGATTTCGTCTTTGAATCACAGAAATTTATCAAGGCAAAGAAAAATTCCCCTGCTGTTTATTTAACTGGTTTATTTCTTGAGATTGTTAGGAAATGCAGAGGTTCTGAGGTATGTACTTCAACATTATAAAGCTTGCACTTTGTACAATGACGGTACTTATTTCAGATTTTGTGCCAAATATGATCCTTTGTTTAAGTTCATACGAAGAACTACTTATTAGTATTATCCCCTATAAGAGAATAAAATTTCTCAAAAGTTTTTCTTCAAAAGTACATTTAGTTAAATATTGAAATAAATAAAACTTTCTTTCATTAAGTATTATCTTTTCAAAAAAATATAATCGGTTAATCAAACTataaaattcttttttttttttatcaaattctACTTTATAatcctttaattaaaataaaataaaactgttAACATAAAACTGTATAAATTGTTAAATTTTTTATTAGTATAAAACAAAATTATAGGCAAACATTATTCACttcgtcacaaaaaaaaaattcattaaacaaatttgagaaaatttataaaatgaaatcattagtttttagtaaaaaaaaatattatcatTAAAATATACATTGCATGACTTTACTCAATTGTCTTGATTAGTTTTCCATTTGATTTTTTCTTTTTATCAAAACAAAACACAATTGATGGGGCACGTCGAGCCGACCCGACCCGCATACGAATCGACGAGTCAAACGGGTCCGAATGACAGCCAGGTCGAAAGTAAGGTACACAGCCTCTACAACAATAAATATCTTCCCTTGGATTGCTTCCAAGGGAAAACACTTACATAGAGACAATAATCTTTGTAAGGGAAGACAGCCTCAACAACTGAGTCAAATCAATCCCACACAACAactagtttctctctctaaaaataaaaCTACCATAAGCAACTAAGAGAGAGATCTAGCCTCACGTCAAAGGTCTCAACTTACATCTGAGGATACCATACTAACTTAAGCATCAGAGAGGCCCACTCAAGACCAACCCCCCCTCCCCCGAGGCCATGTGTGTTACATATATAGGCAAAGCTCGAGGTAGGGGGACATCTAACCATCCAACAGCCGAAAGGAGCGCGTCGACCCAACTCCAGATTAGGCGACGACTACTTGTTTCTTTTCAACCCGAAACAATGTGGCACTGTGTGTGGGGAACTTTACATTAAAGTCCTACAAGAATCACCCTAAGATGCCTTTATGGAAGAATGTCGCAGAAGGACACTCTAAACGAGCTAAGTACTCTCATAACCTAACACTATCAAGATCTCCATCAACCTAATCTGCTACTCATCTACAGGTTCAAGCGGCGACAACTAGTACCAACATCATCCGTGATGCTAACACCCGCCTCAAGGGGATAGTGATCCTCGACGATACGCCAGCACAAGTCGAGACCGCGGCTGATCAATACGTAACTCTGAGCCTAAATGAGTTGGCAACGATGATAAAAGCTTTACAACAAGCTCTAGGTGTACTATCAACACCTCTACGAAAGGAGAACGTTAAAGATGACCCCTCTATCACCCCTATAAAGTTAATCAGTGATAAGACTTCGACAGAGGTGAAGAGTAGTAAACGTCGCGAAGAGACCTGCTCACAAGCAGTGCATGAGTTGACCGCATCATCATACGATGATCACAATCCCCTAAGGAGCACATCCAAGAGAAGTAGGCAGAGCGAGAAAACTAAATCAATATTCTTTTGCCTGACTGAGAAGGGCAAGAGGAGTATGACTACACGGCAACCCGATGAGTAGTCGTCGAAAGCAAGTCATCCTTCCACGCCCAACCCGCCAGATGGAAAGATTAGAAGGGCGAAAGTCCCCAAAATCAAAATGACAATAGTCCAACTCGACAAAACGACGAATCCAAACGACCACCTAGCTGCGTACATACAGCACATGGAGATGTGGGACGCGGATGACGCTATCTGCTGTAAAGTCTTTCCGGTGACCCTTGTCAGGCCCGCGCAATCCTAGTTTAGAGGCTTGTCGGATGGGTCAATCAGATCCTACGTGGACCAACGCCAACACTTCAGAGATCAGTATGCCAGCAACAAGAGGCGCGAAAGGACGACATTTGAGCTGCTCACACTTAAAGAGTTAAGCGACGAGCAAATCAAGGACTATATTCATCGCTTCAACTTAGAAAGACAGAAAATCAAAGGCCTCGCCAACAAAATGGTAGTCTTTGTCCTAACTCACGGATTAATAGATGGAGCCCTTAAGAGCGAGATGCTCCGGAAGCCACCAAAGAGCCTCGTGGAGCCTCAAGAAGTGGTTGACGAATACATCGGAGAGGAGGACTATCAGAAAAGGTTTACGTCGGTCGACACTTCCTTAGCGCGTGGAAGGAGCTTGACCAAGGCATCACCTCCATGATGTTCGAAAGAGGCTGGGACCAAAGAAGAAAGACAGAGATCCTTTCCCACGGTTCCAACATCACACCCCGTCGAACAGGATAATGTCATATGTGTAAGCTTTATAAAAGGACAACAAGAAGTGGAGAAAGCCTCCTAAGATAAAAAAGGAAGGCGATGGGAAAAAATATTGCGATTACCACAAAGTAAACGGCCACGATACAGACGAGTGACAACAACTGAAGGAAGCAATAAAGGACTACATGCGCCGTGGATACTTGGGATATTACAAAGCCCCATATAGACCAGAGCAGTAACGTGCAGATGAACGAAGGGACATTACCCCCATCATTCGCATGGTCACCGGGGAAAGCGATGGAGGCTTCACGCATAACAAGCTCAAGGAGGATCTCAAAACCTAATTGTCGAGGTCCGCAACATGGCAAAGGACGCGCTAGTCAAAGAAATACCCGGCTTGACGATCAACGCATCCGACCATAAACGCATAGTGAGTCCTCACCATGATCCACCCATACCCGACCTAAAGCTCAGCGCCCACACCGTCAGAAGATGTCTGATCGACATCGGGGCTTACACTAATATATTGTACCGACCTGCCTTCGAGTAGCTCGAAGTCAGGAATCAACACCTCAAGCCGACCAGCGGGTCACTATATGGATTCTCGGGAGAGGCATTAGCCCCAATAGGTACCATTATGCTACCCGTTAGGTTGGAGAAGGGGACCATAGTCAAAAAGGGCACAGGCCACACACCTTCACGGAGATCGACGCCGAGTCAGCGTACAATGTCCTGATTGGAAGACAGACCTTGGGGAAGATCACTGCAGTGATGTTCGTCTGGGCACTGACTTTCGTGTACATGTCAGATGCCCGAAGAGCGTAAAAGCTTCACGGAAGCCATATCTCTTCGATATCATGCAATGTAATGGCATTCATACAAATCTCTTCAGCAAAGAACAGAGACGCACCAAACCCTGGTATGGCCGGGAACAACTAGTGCAGAGAGGGGCAAAGGAGCTCCAAGCTCCCCACACGAGAGGCAAAGGCGAGTACAAGCAAGGGAAGACCAACAGATCACAAACGACCAGTACCGAGGGCAGGGACTACCACAGTCGAGCTTGGCCCTAGACACTCATTGATCATTGGTGAAGACATGACGCCCACCTACGGAGACCGAATAATCGGGGTACTTGAAAGAAAAAAGGACGTCTTTGCATAGTCCCCGACAAAATGTCGGGAGTGAGTAAGGAGGTCATCGTTCACCAGCTGAACGTAGACTTCACATATAAACCAGTGAAATAGAAGAAGAGGAACATGTCAACATAAAAAGATGTTGTCATAAAAGAGGAGGTGGACAAGTTACTGTCCGCAAGATTCATTGAGAAATGTGACTATCCGGAGTGGCTTGCTAACGTTGTCATGGTAAAGAAAGCCTCCGGAGCATGAAGGATGTGCGTGGAATTTACCAAGCTCAACAAAAACATTCCCCAAAGATTGTTAACCGCTGTCGAGAATCGACCAACTGGTCGACTCCACAAGCGGCCATTCCATGTTAAGTTTCATAGACGCCTACTCGGGGTACCACAGGTACACCTATGCGAGCCCGACAAAGTCAAGTACGCATTCATCACAGGCCGCGACACTTTCATGTACAAAATAATCTTATTTGGCCTAAAGAATGCATGAGCCACCTACCAAAGGCTCGTTGACCAAATCTTCGTCGACGAAAAATGAAGGGACGTGGAGGTATACGTCGACGATTTCATCATCAAAAGCAAGAGCAAAGAGGAACATCTAAATGATATCGAAGAAACGCTCATGTCCCTTCAAAAATACTAGATAAAGCTGAACCCCAAGAAGTGCACTTTCGAGGTACGGTCCTGAACGTTCCTTGGATTCCTGGTCAGCGCGAGGGAAATAGACGCCAACCTGGAGAAGGTACGGGCCGCCATAGACCTCCCCGACTCGCGAACTATCATAGACATCCAGAGACTCACATGACGAATGACAGCGTTGTCCTGATTCATATAGAGGTCGGCAGACAAGTCAAGAGCCTTCTTCAACGTCCTAAAGGGTAATAAACAGTTCCGGTGGGAGGAGGAGTGAAGGCATGCCTTTGACGATCTTAAGAACCACCTTAAAGAACTACCAACCCTAGCTCAGCCGGTGACTGGCGAAATACTCTACTTATACATAGTCGTTACCGACGTCAATGTCAACATTGTGATACTAAGAGAAGAAGGCAAGAGCCCGCAACCCATCTACTTCATCAGCCATATACTACATCGAGTTGAGAAAAACTACTCGTTCATCGCGAAAGTCGCATTCGCTGTGGTAATAGTAGCCTGAAAGTTGCGTTTGTAGTTCGACGCACATCCTGTAATGGTAATGATAGACGAGCCACTCAGGAAGCCCCTGGAAAGGTTTGAGAAGTCCGTTCGGTTTCTAAAATGGGCAGTCGAACTATCAGGGCACGAAATCAAATATCAACCCCGAACCTGCAATAAAAGCTCAAGCCCTAGCGGATTTTCTGGCTGAGTGTTCCTGCTCCGACGAGAGTGAGGAGCCCAAAGATGCCTGGGAAGTCTAAACCAACGGGTCATCCACAACTGCCGGGTCCGAACTAGGAGTAATTATCACAATCCCGGAGGGAGCAGAGTTGTAGAATGCCCTATGATTCATTTTCGAAGTGTCAAATAACGAGGCCGAATACGAAGCAATGATAGCGGGCATCGAACTCGCCACCGCAGTCG from Silene latifolia isolate original U9 population chromosome 10, ASM4854445v1, whole genome shotgun sequence encodes:
- the LOC141605577 gene encoding wax ester synthase/diacylglycerol acyltransferase 4-like isoform X2 — translated: MNTKLHVETKCKEEEEDLGEEQPLSPSAEYLNSKALSLCILAILEFEIPMDVVRILPLVEDVFIPISSRFSSIMTTNKEGGRRWKIVKVNMHDHVKIPIYPEGLIINEYDIHFDKYLTKIGIEPLPEDKPLWEIHIFKYPTSKAAGSLIFKLHHSLGDGYSLMGALLSCLQRADDSSLPLTFPSTRRVPEANDSSQRMINVINRVARNICSIYNGVCEFGWSIAKVGWVVDDETPIRSGSQGVGFHPTINISSVDLSLDMLIQVKTKLNVTINAVLTGIIFFAARSYMQDAGQSFRNSRSTVAVLLNTRNVNGYMSIKDMLKTESKMWGNQFAFLHIAFPEIIANHNYSNALDFVFESQKFIKAKKNSPAVYLTGLFLEIVRKCRGSEVAAEYVRGALKNSSIGFTSIIGPVEKMALLDQPVKGLYFMVTGTHLSITITAMSYKRSLRIGIGTELGFIDSVKFKSCIEKAFEVIYDAAMSNTS
- the LOC141605577 gene encoding wax ester synthase/diacylglycerol acyltransferase 4-like isoform X1 yields the protein MNTKLHVETKCKEEEEDLGEEQPLSPSAEYLNSKALSLCILAILEFEIPMDVVRILPLVEDVFIPISSRFSSIMTTNKEGGRRWKIVKVNMHDHVKIPIYPEGLIINEYDIHFDKYLTKIGIEPLPEDKPLWEIHIFKYPTSKAAGSLIFKLHHSLGDGYSLMGALLSCLQRADDSSLPLTFPSTRRVPEANDSSQRMINVINRVARNICSIYNGVCEFGWSIAKVGWVVDDETPIRSGSQGVGFHPTINISSVDLSLDMLIQVKTKLNVVLKLQTINAVLTGIIFFAARSYMQDAGQSFRNSRSTVAVLLNTRNVNGYMSIKDMLKTESKMWGNQFAFLHIAFPEIIANHNYSNALDFVFESQKFIKAKKNSPAVYLTGLFLEIVRKCRGSEVAAEYVRGALKNSSIGFTSIIGPVEKMALLDQPVKGLYFMVTGTHLSITITAMSYKRSLRIGIGTELGFIDSVKFKSCIEKAFEVIYDAAMSNTS